The genomic stretch tttgcaaataaaaaaattatttaaaatttaaatttataatattttattggcaAATAGTTTTTCCGATCAAtgattaaagaaatataaacCACCATACTTCGGTGTTGTCTTTTGATGAACTGCGTCAAAGTGTCTCTTGTTGGATTTctgttctttgtattttatttcatgGAAGTGCGATGacgtttaatattttttaatttaaacatagcaaattaaaactattttaaaatatctagaaaaaaattaatttaatattttttatacaacaagtaatttaaaaataaaaaaacaagccaCAACTAAAACAAACGACCACCAAAGGAACTCAATTATCGTGGATGATTTGATTTGGCTATGGTGAGACATGAACAGagtcattgataaaaaaatcaaccgcCCCCCTTCCTTGGACATCACACTGCTGGGGTCATCGAACGGACAGGAAAACAAACAGTGATGCACGTACCCAAACACACctttaagaaaaggaaaaaaatcaaaggagtCGTCCATTGGATCTATCTGACCTGTTACTGACGTGTCATCCTCTCCACCGTCCCTTCCCCataccattattttttaagcGCTTCCCTCTCCCTTCATTTCGCCCCCCCTTTTCCCTTCTCCCAATCAACAATTGCAGAAACACACACAAGCTCCATCTCTCTCTTCcctctcttatttttatatttattacagTGTATTTTTGGGGCCCCGGTATTTGGGGATTGCTCTGGGAAAAGCGGGATCAGAGCACGATCACGAGTCCGATATTCCCGGCGTGTAGAAATATCAAAAGAAACCTGTGTTGGTTTGAACAGCAAAACGCAATCTTCGGTGGGTACTTTGGGATTTCTTCGGCCTCTTTTCATTTGcttctgtttttccttttacCCCTCTTTTCGAAGACATAAAaaggatctctctctctctctctgatatATAGGAAGAGCCTTTTTAAGGCCGTGTTTGGATCCTACCGTCTTGCTGCTCCTGCTATTTATTTACTTCCAGTTTTCATGGCTGCTCATtctcaaaaacaacaacagcaatCTCGTAAACGTAATCCCACCGCGTCTCTCTTAAAAAGGGCTTgccaatttgatttgatttgttttggtttctatTGTTTGtctgtttttgaattttctaaatGACTGGTTTAATACAGCAATAATTGGCCTGCTGTGCTGCCTATTTTATACAGctcattttttgagtttttattttatgttcaatAACTGTTCAGATCtgcgtactttttttttttttattgcaaatgtATTTGTTTATTCTACGGTTTCCattactgttttttatttattttaaaaaaaattctgatgAACAGCTACTGAAGAAATGACGAGGAATCTTAAGGTGGATCCTTCTCTGGAACTCTCCGATTCCAATACGGTAATTTAGTCCCTTGCTTCCGTTGATCGAATTTGAATTGCACGTGTAATGATTGAACTAATAAGTTTACAAACCCGGGTTTTGGTTACTTTAGGCCCCTTCAAACGATGGGAGCCCATCAGATGCAACATCGTGTATATCGTCGGCAGGAGATGCAACGGGAAGTGTCAAAGAAGGTGGTGATATGGATCAGGAGTCCATGACGACGGATCAGGCCTTCATGATGTATCCTGCGGGGAGCTACTATGGATATTACTATCCAGGTTTGTTTGTCTCAGCAGATCAAGTACAATcagttgtttttgtttgtgtatATATCTATTGATTATGTATATATGTTTTCACTTCTTACAGTAGCTTTTTACCAGGTTATGATGCTACTTCTGGAGGAGGGTCTAATGACCAACTATACTACGCTGCTGGCGATGGAACCGAACTTCAATACACTGTAAGGAATTTTTAATCTTTGTGCTGGTGATTAATGATATTGGAAGTTgtcatttgttttcttctttaatcACTTCTCTTTTTGCTAACTTGACAGTCACTGTCGAGGTAGTTAGATGGAATTTCGGAAACTCTTTGACCGTAAAAAAGTTCAATTTCAACAGCAACAAATGTGTCATTTGTAggattttataaaatcatgcAGATACTTGATCTGACTTTCTTTTGTGCTTCATCTAGGCTACGCAAGCAGATAATGGGTCTTTGATCTACTTCATGCCAGGAATACACCCTGCTTACAGCCCTTATGTGCCCGTGAGCATGATTGGTGTCGATGGACAATTTGTTGCTCAACCACCGTATTCACCAACCTCCGTGTTCCAACCatccattccttcccctggatACGTTCCAACTCCTCTTCCCTATGGAGAGTATTTGCCATACCCATGGGATCCGTCAGTTTTTGCTGGGGATGGAACATATGGGAATGGCTATAGTGGAATTCTGGAAATTCCTAGCTCTAAACCAAACATGTCTTCACCTAGTCAAGCTCGTGGTCCTCCAAAAAAGGCACTGCCTTCTGAGTTGAGTAAATCGTTGGAAACTAAGAACTCCCTTCCAACAATGGATGTCTCATCTGGTCATGGCATGCGTAACCAGTTAAAATCAGTGGACAAGGTATTTCAGTTCCTTATACGTTGTTCTAAAtccttctgtttttcttttgtgttttttttcttgatttgttttcccTCTACTTCCAGGCTTCACAGCATGCCTCTCCATTCCCGTCAGATGTAATGGGCAAGGGGTATTTTCCATTTGCAAAGTTTCCATCTTATAATCCAGGGAAGGGGGCAATGCTCTATCCGAATAGCACTGCTAAAGTAAGTGCAAGGGGTTGGGGAAGCAGTGAAAAGCCAAAAACAAGAAGCAAGACTAATGGCATCGATGATGCATTGCCTAATGAACAGAATCATGGTCCCAGGACAACCAATTCCAAAGGTTCAGTGGTATTTGGAGGTAATGCTGCTGGATCTTTGGCTCCTGATGGGAACGGAAACAGTGACAGCATAGCTTCAGTTATTAGCAGGGATCAATATAACCTTCCTGACTTTCCAACCCAATACAATCatgcatttttctttgttatcaaATCTTACAGTGAAGATGACATTCACAAAAGCATCAAATACAATGTGTGGGCCAGTACTCCTAATGGAAATAAGAGACTGGATAGTGCATATCAAGATGCACAACAGAAGATAGCAGAGAAAGGCAACAGTTGTCccgtgtttcttttcttttcggtATGCTCCTGGATATCATTATAATTGTCAACTGAGTTTCAGGCGCTATCTACTGTGctcttttgttttctccttGCTAATGCACTAatgcctttttaaattttattggctGTTTCAGGTTAATGCAAGCGGCCAGTTCTGTGGAGTTGCAGAGATGGTTGGCCGTGttgatttcaataaaaacatggaTTTCTGGCAACAGGACAAGTGGAATGGTTATTTCCCAGTCAAGTGGCATATCATTAAAGATGTTCCAAACCCACAGCTACGGCATATAATACTtgagaataatgagaacaaGCCTGTAATTAATAGCAGAGACACACAGGAAGTATGCTTCACTAACCACTTTCTTGATGCTGTTCTTTTGCCTTTTATTCCGTGCTCCTCTGAACTAATTTTAATTGTCTCCCATTTGCAGGTTAAATTTCCTCAAGGTATTGAAATTCTGAACATATTCAAAAACTATGTTACAAAGACATCAATATTGGATGACTTCGATTTTTATGAGAGTCGCCAGAAGGTGATGCAAGAGAAAAGACCAAGGCCATTCATATCCCATTCTGATCACAAACAGGTTAGTCTCATACTGTTTTTcgtattctttattatttaggTTGTGCACACATATTCTCTCATTAGGTTTCACcccttcaaatcttttttttttttgttttggtgagtGGACATTCAATAGGGGACCATGTTGTCATTATTATCATTGGaggtttgataattatatttgcTGTCAGAATCAATGGCTAATAGCGTGAAGTTTTTAATCTTAAGATTCTATAATTGATTCTCTTcccttataaaatattaaagaataaagaaggGTTCTCCATACAACTAAGGTAGTGGAGAATGTCATGTCTTTAAAGATCTGGAATTGGGATTTGactttattcaattttaaaaaagtcataatcatggcaagttttttttttttcttgtaacatCTCCTTCAGACATGCACGCCTTTTCTCTTACTAGCGTGTTATTCTTAACATGATTTGCTTATTTTTTCACAGCAGAAAACAGATGATTTGATTCCTGGTTTTCAGTCGATGGATATATCTTGTACAAAAAACATGGTCTATACCCAGGTTGGAGACAACACGAAAGAATGACGGGAGAGAAGCCCTGATGAACTCTGTTCCTAAAACCAGCAGTTGCATTTGGAGCTGTGGAAATACAGCCTAAAGTTGATGATGGAAATGCCACCTGAACGGggaaaagttaagaaaaaaatacgaAGATCCCTTGTTGTGCTTTACCGAGAGTTGACTTTTTCAGGAGGAGTAGGTGACTTGGCGACAATCAAAATGATTCCGTTTCTGTACCCATATGAGAAGCCCATCCCCCCCATTAATAGCAAAGGGAATTGGGGTAATGATGTagttgtatgttttttttttccttttcaatttgtgTTTTTCGCCCTTTTCTGTGGTTTCTTTTATTACCCTTTGTGAAATGTTTTATGCCCTTGGGATTTGGTTCCAAAGTGGTGAAGGGCTTGTTAGGATTTTATTTAGGTTTGATTCCTCACATTAATAAAATCGCAAAAAAGATGAAATGTAAACTAGAAATTACGGCGTTTTTGGTGTTTATATCCCGATGATTCTTCAAACAATGtgagatcatatatatatttttaccctTAACAACAAAGTGGACCTAACTGTCTCGTCGATTCAAAATTGTCATCGTTAGACTGATTCCCGTTTCTAGGGAGTGCTACTTGCAAATGTCAGGGGCCGAACCAGCCATAAAGGGATAGAAAAGGTGTGATCAAGACACTAAATCTGGCGATTCTTAAATTTCATACACAAATCTACCAGAACCCTCCCTAGCATTATTGCCATTGATATGGTTTAGCATATTTCTTACAATGCCTAGCATTGTAGCCACTAAAATGTAAAAGCAGATGACAACGAAAACTACATAATAGATTTTTATCCGTATCAACTACTTGGAGGTGCCTGACAGTCATGCAGCAgtggattaaataaaaaactctcGTATCCAGCAGTCTGTACGATGAAACACAGGAACGTATCTTGATTCAAAAAAGGTTGCAGTGTCGAAGTCACTTTTAAGTCATGCTGCCCCCAATAGGAGCACCTTTTCATCACCTGTGAAAAAAACTGGAAAGATACGGTGACaagagcttttaaaaaaaattgatttttttttaaatatttttagattgttttgaagcatatagaaataaaatttaaaaaataaaaaaaatatcattctatCACAATCTAGCTCAAAAGTTGAAACCTCttagaattttgaaaagcaTTCGTAAAACAGAAGCCACAATCTGTGCCTCGAACCTGTACTGCAATCCACAAAATGCAGATAACAAACACCCCAATACTGACCGAGTCTTGCCAAGTTATGGACGTGGATGCACTCGATCATAATTTTTTACCATCTTGTTTCAGAAAAATATGGGGGAAGTAATCTGATAATGAAAGAGCTTGTCAATAATGAACAAGGGGACCAGGAAATACACGCCTTCTATTCACTCAAAATTTTCCTAGGGCAATGTGATTGACTGTTTACTTTGATCTAATGAAGAGTCAGAGACTTCAACAATTtcccagaaaaaaaagaaagaaagaggttgTATTCACGGGTCTAACAGAACCATATGGGGAAGATCTTAACCCTGTTGACCAGGAGTTTGTCCACGTCCACTCCGCCCACCACGCCCACCACGGGCACCACGTGCTACTCGACCACGTAGAACTCTTCCACGGCCTCTAGCACCTGGAGGAGAAAGTACTGCAGGAGCTCCACTTCCACCCTGTCTCAGCATTGCCCTCTGCCTAGCTCGCTCTGCTAAATTCACAACAGTAGAGGTGTTACTTGCAGGTGATACCTGTCTAACCTCTTCTGCATCTGCTCCACTGGAACTAGCTTGTTTTGATGCATCCATTTCTGTAATGGCAGTAGCTGTTGTTCTCTCTCCAGCGACTGAAGCAGCCTCAGGACTCTGATCAGTCTCCACAGCTATCTGGTCACCACCCTCATTTGACTTGTCGGAACCTTCGCCAATTTCTTCAACTATATCACCCTCATCATTCTTCTCATCAGTGATCATCTCAGGAGAATTAATCTCACCTGACTCCATTCCCACAGGAACCATAGCTTCATCATCAATCCTTGCTGGTGAAGCCACAGGAGTAGTGTCAGGAAGAACTTCCCCAGTTTCCGGGCTCCCTGCCATGTTTGACATATCAGCACCATCCTCGATTTCTGCGACTAGTTCCCCCTCTTCCCTCTCATTTTCAAACTCCCCAGGCAATTGTTGGTTGTCTTCTGCAGTAGCTTGATCCTTTGAACCATCATAAATTTCCATTCCACTTTCACTTGGTTTATCCAAAATCTCTTCAGCAACTTCATTTGTCTCATTCTCTGGTTCAACTTGAGTTGTGTCATCTAATTGTTCAGATTCTTTAGGAGGTTCTGCTTTCTCTCCGGAAGTCTCAACCTCTTCCTTTTCTGCAACAGCTTCCTCTTCACCTTGAGACAAATCAGCGACAGCTGATTCTTCCATCACTGGAAGCGTCACCACAGTCTCTGATGGAGTGGCAGCTTGTCCCTCACTACCTTCTTGCACGGAATCAGTACCTTTTGGTCTCTTCAAAACAGGTGGTGGAACATCAGAGCTAGTCTCTCCTTGATTAAGGGGCTGCTCGTTCAAGTCAGAACTAGATGAAGCAAGGCGCTTGCGGGCTATTGGCTGAGAAAATAGTGTGATATTGTGTTGAGTTTCAGACTCGCTAGCTGGTGTAAGCTTTGCCACACTAGTAGATCCATCCACCTCTGACATCTCAACATCGCTTGGAGGCTCTTCAGGTCTAACAAGCCGGGGTCTTACCAGCTTCCTCCCTGTCTTACGAGTTTCAACATTGGGTTTGGGTACAGGAgcttttctctccttctcttcgGCCATTTTAGTAGGTAAGTGAGCATGAGGAGCTACTGAGGAAACGATGGGAGCCTGAGAAGGAACTGCCTGACCTGCAACGCAAAATAGAAAGAGAGATGCTCAGACTGAAAATGGGGATAAGCAGGAAAGCAACTTGCCACCTTAAAAGTT from Populus alba chromosome 8, ASM523922v2, whole genome shotgun sequence encodes the following:
- the LOC118055771 gene encoding uncharacterized protein isoform X1, with the translated sequence MAAHSQKQQQQSRKPTEEMTRNLKVDPSLELSDSNTAPSNDGSPSDATSCISSAGDATGSVKEGGDMDQESMTTDQAFMMYPAGSYYGYYYPGYDATSGGGSNDQLYYAAGDGTELQYTATQADNGSLIYFMPGIHPAYSPYVPVSMIGVDGQFVAQPPYSPTSVFQPSIPSPGYVPTPLPYGEYLPYPWDPSVFAGDGTYGNGYSGILEIPSSKPNMSSPSQARGPPKKALPSELSKSLETKNSLPTMDVSSGHGMRNQLKSVDKASQHASPFPSDVMGKGYFPFAKFPSYNPGKGAMLYPNSTAKVSARGWGSSEKPKTRSKTNGIDDALPNEQNHGPRTTNSKGSVVFGGNAAGSLAPDGNGNSDSIASVISRDQYNLPDFPTQYNHAFFFVIKSYSEDDIHKSIKYNVWASTPNGNKRLDSAYQDAQQKIAEKGNSCPVFLFFSVNASGQFCGVAEMVGRVDFNKNMDFWQQDKWNGYFPVKWHIIKDVPNPQLRHIILENNENKPVINSRDTQEVKFPQGIEILNIFKNYVTKTSILDDFDFYESRQKVMQEKRPRPFISHSDHKQQKTDDLIPGFQSMDISCTKNMVYTQVGDNTKE
- the LOC118055771 gene encoding uncharacterized protein isoform X3; protein product: MTRNLKVDPSLELSDSNTAPSNDGSPSDATSCISSAGDATGSVKEGGDMDQESMTTDQAFMMYPAGSYYGYYYPGYDATSGGGSNDQLYYAAGDGTELQYTATQADNGSLIYFMPGIHPAYSPYVPVSMIGVDGQFVAQPPYSPTSVFQPSIPSPGYVPTPLPYGEYLPYPWDPSVFAGDGTYGNGYSGILEIPSSKPNMSSPSQARGPPKKALPSELSKSLETKNSLPTMDVSSGHGMRNQLKSVDKASQHASPFPSDVMGKGYFPFAKFPSYNPGKGAMLYPNSTAKVSARGWGSSEKPKTRSKTNGIDDALPNEQNHGPRTTNSKGSVVFGGNAAGSLAPDGNGNSDSIASVISRDQYNLPDFPTQYNHAFFFVIKSYSEDDIHKSIKYNVWASTPNGNKRLDSAYQDAQQKIAEKGNSCPVFLFFSVNASGQFCGVAEMVGRVDFNKNMDFWQQDKWNGYFPVKWHIIKDVPNPQLRHIILENNENKPVINSRDTQEVKFPQGIEILNIFKNYVTKTSILDDFDFYESRQKVMQEKRPRPFISHSDHKQQKTDDLIPGFQSMDISCTKNMVYTQVGDNTKE
- the LOC118055771 gene encoding uncharacterized protein isoform X2 yields the protein MAAHSQKQQQQSRKPTEEMTRNLKVDPSLELSDSNTAPSNDGSPSDATSCISSAGDATGSVKEGGDMDQESMTTDQAFMMYPAGSYYGYYYPGYDATSGGGSNDQLYYAAGDGTELQYTATQADNGSLIYFMPGIHPAYSPYVPVSMIGVDGQFVAQPPYSPTSVFQPSIPSPGYVPTPLPYGEYLPYPWDPSVFAGDGTYGNGYSGILEIPSSKPNMSSPSQARGPPKKALPSELSKSLETKNSLPTMDVSSGHGMRNQLKSVDKASQHASPFPSDVMGKGYFPFAKFPSYNPGKGAMLYPNSTAKVSARGWGSSEKPKTRSKTNGIDDALPNEQNHGPRTTNSKGSVVFGGNAAGSLAPDGNGNSDSIASVISRDQYNLPDFPTQYNHAFFFVIKSYSEDDIHKSIKYNVWASTPNGNKRLDSAYQDAQQKIAEKGNSCPVFLFFSVNASGQFCGVAEMVGRVDFNKNMDFWQQDKWNGYFPVKWHIIKDVPNPQLRHIILENNENKPVINSRDTQEVKFPQGIEILNIFKNYVTKTSILDDFDFYESRQKVMQEKRPRPFISHSDHKQKTDDLIPGFQSMDISCTKNMVYTQVGDNTKE